One region of Eulemur rufifrons isolate Redbay chromosome 1, OSU_ERuf_1, whole genome shotgun sequence genomic DNA includes:
- the CTDSP1 gene encoding carboxy-terminal domain RNA polymerase II polypeptide A small phosphatase 1 isoform X5 encodes MDSSAVITQISKEEARGPLRGKGDHKSAAAQKPRSRGILHSLFCCVCRDDGEALPTHSGAPLLVEENGAIPKQSPVQYLLPEAKAQDSDKICVVIDLDETLVHSSFKVYVLKRPHVDEFLQRMGELFECVLFTASLAKYADPVADLLDKWGAFRARLFRESCVFHRGNYVKDLSRLGRDLRRVLILDNSPASYVFHPDNAVPVASWFDNMSDTELHDLLPFFEQLSRVDDVYSVLRQPRPGS; translated from the exons ATGGACAGCTCGGCCGTCATTACTCAGATCAGCAAGGAGGAGGCTCGGGGCCCGCTGCGGGGCAAAG GTGACCACAAGTCAGCAGCTGCCCAGAAGCCCCGAAGCCGGGGCATCCTCCACTCACTCTTCTGCTGCGTCTGCCGTGATGATGGGGAGGCCCTGCCCACCCACAGTGGGGCACCCCTACTTGTGGAGGAGAATGGTGCTATCCCCAAG CAGAGCCCGGTCCAGTACCTGCTCCCCGAGGCCAAGGCCCAGGACTCAGACAAGATCTGCGTGGTCATCGACCTGGACGAGACCCTGGTGCACAGCTCCTTTAAG GTCTACGTGCTGAAGCGGCCTCATGTGGATGAGTTCCTGCAACGGATGGGCGAGCTCTTTGAGTGTGTGCTCTTCACTGCCAGCCTGGCCAAG tatGCAGACCCAGTAGCTGACCTGCTGGATAAGTGGGGGGCCTTCCGGGCCCGGCTGTTTCGAGAGTCCTGCGTCTTCCACCGGGGGAACTATGTGAAGGACCTGAGCCGACTAGGCCGTGACTTGCGGCGGGTGCTCATCCTGGACAACTCACCCGCCTCCTACGTCTTCCATCCAGACAACGCT GTACCAGTGGCCTCGTGGTTTGACAACATGAGTGACACAGAACTCCACGACCTCCTCCCCTTCTTCGAGCAACTCAGCCGCGTGGATGACGTGTACTCAGTGCTCAGGCAGCCTCGTCCTGGGAGCTAG
- the CTDSP1 gene encoding carboxy-terminal domain RNA polymerase II polypeptide A small phosphatase 1 isoform X6 produces the protein MDSSAVITQISKEEARGPLRGKGDHKSAAAQKPRSRGILHSLFCCVCRDDGEALPTHSGAPLLVEENGAIPKSPVQYLLPEAKAQDSDKICVVIDLDETLVHSSFKVYVLKRPHVDEFLQRMGELFECVLFTASLAKYADPVADLLDKWGAFRARLFRESCVFHRGNYVKDLSRLGRDLRRVLILDNSPASYVFHPDNAVPVASWFDNMSDTELHDLLPFFEQLSRVDDVYSVLRQPRPGS, from the exons ATGGACAGCTCGGCCGTCATTACTCAGATCAGCAAGGAGGAGGCTCGGGGCCCGCTGCGGGGCAAAG GTGACCACAAGTCAGCAGCTGCCCAGAAGCCCCGAAGCCGGGGCATCCTCCACTCACTCTTCTGCTGCGTCTGCCGTGATGATGGGGAGGCCCTGCCCACCCACAGTGGGGCACCCCTACTTGTGGAGGAGAATGGTGCTATCCCCAAG AGCCCGGTCCAGTACCTGCTCCCCGAGGCCAAGGCCCAGGACTCAGACAAGATCTGCGTGGTCATCGACCTGGACGAGACCCTGGTGCACAGCTCCTTTAAG GTCTACGTGCTGAAGCGGCCTCATGTGGATGAGTTCCTGCAACGGATGGGCGAGCTCTTTGAGTGTGTGCTCTTCACTGCCAGCCTGGCCAAG tatGCAGACCCAGTAGCTGACCTGCTGGATAAGTGGGGGGCCTTCCGGGCCCGGCTGTTTCGAGAGTCCTGCGTCTTCCACCGGGGGAACTATGTGAAGGACCTGAGCCGACTAGGCCGTGACTTGCGGCGGGTGCTCATCCTGGACAACTCACCCGCCTCCTACGTCTTCCATCCAGACAACGCT GTACCAGTGGCCTCGTGGTTTGACAACATGAGTGACACAGAACTCCACGACCTCCTCCCCTTCTTCGAGCAACTCAGCCGCGTGGATGACGTGTACTCAGTGCTCAGGCAGCCTCGTCCTGGGAGCTAG
- the CTDSP1 gene encoding carboxy-terminal domain RNA polymerase II polypeptide A small phosphatase 1 isoform X7 translates to MDSSAVITQISKEEARGPLRGKGDHKSAAAQKPRSRGILHSLFCCVCRDDGEALPTHSGAPLLVEENGAIPKPVNNADFIIPVEIDGVVHQVYVLKRPHVDEFLQRMGELFECVLFTASLAKYADPVADLLDKWGAFRARLFRESCVFHRGNYVKDLSRLGRDLRRVLILDNSPASYVFHPDNAVPVASWFDNMSDTELHDLLPFFEQLSRVDDVYSVLRQPRPGS, encoded by the exons ATGGACAGCTCGGCCGTCATTACTCAGATCAGCAAGGAGGAGGCTCGGGGCCCGCTGCGGGGCAAAG GTGACCACAAGTCAGCAGCTGCCCAGAAGCCCCGAAGCCGGGGCATCCTCCACTCACTCTTCTGCTGCGTCTGCCGTGATGATGGGGAGGCCCTGCCCACCCACAGTGGGGCACCCCTACTTGTGGAGGAGAATGGTGCTATCCCCAAG CCAGTGAACAACGCTGACTTCATCATCCCTGTGGAGATTGATGGGGTGGTCCACCAg GTCTACGTGCTGAAGCGGCCTCATGTGGATGAGTTCCTGCAACGGATGGGCGAGCTCTTTGAGTGTGTGCTCTTCACTGCCAGCCTGGCCAAG tatGCAGACCCAGTAGCTGACCTGCTGGATAAGTGGGGGGCCTTCCGGGCCCGGCTGTTTCGAGAGTCCTGCGTCTTCCACCGGGGGAACTATGTGAAGGACCTGAGCCGACTAGGCCGTGACTTGCGGCGGGTGCTCATCCTGGACAACTCACCCGCCTCCTACGTCTTCCATCCAGACAACGCT GTACCAGTGGCCTCGTGGTTTGACAACATGAGTGACACAGAACTCCACGACCTCCTCCCCTTCTTCGAGCAACTCAGCCGCGTGGATGACGTGTACTCAGTGCTCAGGCAGCCTCGTCCTGGGAGCTAG
- the CTDSP1 gene encoding carboxy-terminal domain RNA polymerase II polypeptide A small phosphatase 1 isoform X3, with amino-acid sequence MDSSAVITQISKEEARGPLRGKGDHKSAAAQKPRSRGILHSLFCCVCRDDGEALPTHSGAPLLVEENGAIPKSPVQYLLPEAKAQDSDKICVVIDLDETLVHSSFKPVNNADFIIPVEIDGVVHQVYVLKRPHVDEFLQRMGELFECVLFTASLAKYADPVADLLDKWGAFRARLFRESCVFHRGNYVKDLSRLGRDLRRVLILDNSPASYVFHPDNAVPVASWFDNMSDTELHDLLPFFEQLSRVDDVYSVLRQPRPGS; translated from the exons ATGGACAGCTCGGCCGTCATTACTCAGATCAGCAAGGAGGAGGCTCGGGGCCCGCTGCGGGGCAAAG GTGACCACAAGTCAGCAGCTGCCCAGAAGCCCCGAAGCCGGGGCATCCTCCACTCACTCTTCTGCTGCGTCTGCCGTGATGATGGGGAGGCCCTGCCCACCCACAGTGGGGCACCCCTACTTGTGGAGGAGAATGGTGCTATCCCCAAG AGCCCGGTCCAGTACCTGCTCCCCGAGGCCAAGGCCCAGGACTCAGACAAGATCTGCGTGGTCATCGACCTGGACGAGACCCTGGTGCACAGCTCCTTTAAG CCAGTGAACAACGCTGACTTCATCATCCCTGTGGAGATTGATGGGGTGGTCCACCAg GTCTACGTGCTGAAGCGGCCTCATGTGGATGAGTTCCTGCAACGGATGGGCGAGCTCTTTGAGTGTGTGCTCTTCACTGCCAGCCTGGCCAAG tatGCAGACCCAGTAGCTGACCTGCTGGATAAGTGGGGGGCCTTCCGGGCCCGGCTGTTTCGAGAGTCCTGCGTCTTCCACCGGGGGAACTATGTGAAGGACCTGAGCCGACTAGGCCGTGACTTGCGGCGGGTGCTCATCCTGGACAACTCACCCGCCTCCTACGTCTTCCATCCAGACAACGCT GTACCAGTGGCCTCGTGGTTTGACAACATGAGTGACACAGAACTCCACGACCTCCTCCCCTTCTTCGAGCAACTCAGCCGCGTGGATGACGTGTACTCAGTGCTCAGGCAGCCTCGTCCTGGGAGCTAG
- the CTDSP1 gene encoding carboxy-terminal domain RNA polymerase II polypeptide A small phosphatase 1 isoform X1, with protein sequence MDSSAVITQISKEEARGPLRGKGDHKSAAAQKPRSRGILHSLFCCVCRDDGEALPTHSGAPLLVEENGAIPKQSPVQYLLPEAKAQDSDKICVVIDLDETLVHSSFKPVNNADFIIPVEIDGVVHQSPHWPAPQVYVLKRPHVDEFLQRMGELFECVLFTASLAKYADPVADLLDKWGAFRARLFRESCVFHRGNYVKDLSRLGRDLRRVLILDNSPASYVFHPDNAVPVASWFDNMSDTELHDLLPFFEQLSRVDDVYSVLRQPRPGS encoded by the exons ATGGACAGCTCGGCCGTCATTACTCAGATCAGCAAGGAGGAGGCTCGGGGCCCGCTGCGGGGCAAAG GTGACCACAAGTCAGCAGCTGCCCAGAAGCCCCGAAGCCGGGGCATCCTCCACTCACTCTTCTGCTGCGTCTGCCGTGATGATGGGGAGGCCCTGCCCACCCACAGTGGGGCACCCCTACTTGTGGAGGAGAATGGTGCTATCCCCAAG CAGAGCCCGGTCCAGTACCTGCTCCCCGAGGCCAAGGCCCAGGACTCAGACAAGATCTGCGTGGTCATCGACCTGGACGAGACCCTGGTGCACAGCTCCTTTAAG CCAGTGAACAACGCTGACTTCATCATCCCTGTGGAGATTGATGGGGTGGTCCACCAg TCCCCTCACTGGCCCGCCCCCCAGGTCTACGTGCTGAAGCGGCCTCATGTGGATGAGTTCCTGCAACGGATGGGCGAGCTCTTTGAGTGTGTGCTCTTCACTGCCAGCCTGGCCAAG tatGCAGACCCAGTAGCTGACCTGCTGGATAAGTGGGGGGCCTTCCGGGCCCGGCTGTTTCGAGAGTCCTGCGTCTTCCACCGGGGGAACTATGTGAAGGACCTGAGCCGACTAGGCCGTGACTTGCGGCGGGTGCTCATCCTGGACAACTCACCCGCCTCCTACGTCTTCCATCCAGACAACGCT GTACCAGTGGCCTCGTGGTTTGACAACATGAGTGACACAGAACTCCACGACCTCCTCCCCTTCTTCGAGCAACTCAGCCGCGTGGATGACGTGTACTCAGTGCTCAGGCAGCCTCGTCCTGGGAGCTAG
- the CTDSP1 gene encoding carboxy-terminal domain RNA polymerase II polypeptide A small phosphatase 1 isoform X2 encodes MDSSAVITQISKEEARGPLRGKGDHKSAAAQKPRSRGILHSLFCCVCRDDGEALPTHSGAPLLVEENGAIPKQSPVQYLLPEAKAQDSDKICVVIDLDETLVHSSFKPVNNADFIIPVEIDGVVHQVYVLKRPHVDEFLQRMGELFECVLFTASLAKYADPVADLLDKWGAFRARLFRESCVFHRGNYVKDLSRLGRDLRRVLILDNSPASYVFHPDNAVPVASWFDNMSDTELHDLLPFFEQLSRVDDVYSVLRQPRPGS; translated from the exons ATGGACAGCTCGGCCGTCATTACTCAGATCAGCAAGGAGGAGGCTCGGGGCCCGCTGCGGGGCAAAG GTGACCACAAGTCAGCAGCTGCCCAGAAGCCCCGAAGCCGGGGCATCCTCCACTCACTCTTCTGCTGCGTCTGCCGTGATGATGGGGAGGCCCTGCCCACCCACAGTGGGGCACCCCTACTTGTGGAGGAGAATGGTGCTATCCCCAAG CAGAGCCCGGTCCAGTACCTGCTCCCCGAGGCCAAGGCCCAGGACTCAGACAAGATCTGCGTGGTCATCGACCTGGACGAGACCCTGGTGCACAGCTCCTTTAAG CCAGTGAACAACGCTGACTTCATCATCCCTGTGGAGATTGATGGGGTGGTCCACCAg GTCTACGTGCTGAAGCGGCCTCATGTGGATGAGTTCCTGCAACGGATGGGCGAGCTCTTTGAGTGTGTGCTCTTCACTGCCAGCCTGGCCAAG tatGCAGACCCAGTAGCTGACCTGCTGGATAAGTGGGGGGCCTTCCGGGCCCGGCTGTTTCGAGAGTCCTGCGTCTTCCACCGGGGGAACTATGTGAAGGACCTGAGCCGACTAGGCCGTGACTTGCGGCGGGTGCTCATCCTGGACAACTCACCCGCCTCCTACGTCTTCCATCCAGACAACGCT GTACCAGTGGCCTCGTGGTTTGACAACATGAGTGACACAGAACTCCACGACCTCCTCCCCTTCTTCGAGCAACTCAGCCGCGTGGATGACGTGTACTCAGTGCTCAGGCAGCCTCGTCCTGGGAGCTAG
- the CTDSP1 gene encoding carboxy-terminal domain RNA polymerase II polypeptide A small phosphatase 1 isoform X4, which yields MRSGQGDHKSAAAQKPRSRGILHSLFCCVCRDDGEALPTHSGAPLLVEENGAIPKQSPVQYLLPEAKAQDSDKICVVIDLDETLVHSSFKPVNNADFIIPVEIDGVVHQVYVLKRPHVDEFLQRMGELFECVLFTASLAKYADPVADLLDKWGAFRARLFRESCVFHRGNYVKDLSRLGRDLRRVLILDNSPASYVFHPDNAVPVASWFDNMSDTELHDLLPFFEQLSRVDDVYSVLRQPRPGS from the exons ATGAGATCAGGCCAAG GTGACCACAAGTCAGCAGCTGCCCAGAAGCCCCGAAGCCGGGGCATCCTCCACTCACTCTTCTGCTGCGTCTGCCGTGATGATGGGGAGGCCCTGCCCACCCACAGTGGGGCACCCCTACTTGTGGAGGAGAATGGTGCTATCCCCAAG CAGAGCCCGGTCCAGTACCTGCTCCCCGAGGCCAAGGCCCAGGACTCAGACAAGATCTGCGTGGTCATCGACCTGGACGAGACCCTGGTGCACAGCTCCTTTAAG CCAGTGAACAACGCTGACTTCATCATCCCTGTGGAGATTGATGGGGTGGTCCACCAg GTCTACGTGCTGAAGCGGCCTCATGTGGATGAGTTCCTGCAACGGATGGGCGAGCTCTTTGAGTGTGTGCTCTTCACTGCCAGCCTGGCCAAG tatGCAGACCCAGTAGCTGACCTGCTGGATAAGTGGGGGGCCTTCCGGGCCCGGCTGTTTCGAGAGTCCTGCGTCTTCCACCGGGGGAACTATGTGAAGGACCTGAGCCGACTAGGCCGTGACTTGCGGCGGGTGCTCATCCTGGACAACTCACCCGCCTCCTACGTCTTCCATCCAGACAACGCT GTACCAGTGGCCTCGTGGTTTGACAACATGAGTGACACAGAACTCCACGACCTCCTCCCCTTCTTCGAGCAACTCAGCCGCGTGGATGACGTGTACTCAGTGCTCAGGCAGCCTCGTCCTGGGAGCTAG
- the SLC11A1 gene encoding natural resistance-associated macrophage protein 1, whose translation MAGDRDPQRLSRPKYGSISSPPGPGPQQAPPRETYLSEKIHIPDTKSGTFSLRKLWAFTGPGFLMSIAFLDPGNIESDLQAGAVAGFKLLWVLLWATVLGLLCQRLAARLGVVTGKDLGEICHLYYPKVPRTLLWLTIELAIVGSDMQEVIGTAIAFNLLSAGRIPLWGGVLITIVDTFFFLFLDNYGLRKLEAFFGFLITIMALTFGYEYVVARPAQAALLRGLFLPSCPGCGQPQLLQAVGIVGAIIMPHNIYLHSALVKSREIDRTRRVDIREANMYFLIEATIALSVSFIINLFVMAVFGQAFYQQTNQAAFNVCANSSLHDYAKIFPMNNQTVAVDIYQGGVILGCLFGPAALYIWAIGLLAAGQSSTMTGTYAGQFVMEGFLRLRWSRFARVLLTRSCAILPTVLVAVFRDLRDLSGLNDLLNVLQSLLLPFAVLPILTFTSLPALMQEFANGLLSKAITSSIMALVCAINFYFVVSFLPSLPHPAYFGLVALLAAAYLGLTTYLIWTCCIAHGATFLAHSSHQHFLYGLPEEDKEGETSG comes from the exons ATGGCAG GTGACAGGGACCCTCAAAGGCTGAGCAGGCCCAAGTATGGCTCCATCTCCAGCCCACCTGGCCCAGGGCCACAGCAAGCACCTCCCAGAGAGACCTACCTGAGTGAGAAGATTCACATCCCGGACACGAAATCG GGCACGTTCAGCCTGCGGAAGCTGTGGGCCTTCACGGGGCCTGGCTTCCTCATGAGCATCGCTTTCCTGGACCCGGGAAACATCGAATCGGATCTCCAGGCTGGAGCTGTGGCTGGATTCAAA CTGCTTTGGGTGCTGCTCTGGGCCACGGTGTTGGGCCTGCTCTGCCAGCGACTGGCTGCCCGCCTAGGCGTGGTGACAGGCAAGGATTTGGGTGAGATCTGCCATCTCTACTACCCGAAG GTGCCCCGCACCCTCCTCTGGCTCACGATTGAGCTAGCCATCGTGGGCTCGGACATGCAGGAGGTCATCGGCACGGCTATCGCGTTCAATCTGCTCTCAGCCGGACG AATCCCACTCTGGGGCGGCGTCCTCATCACCATAGTGGacaccttcttcttcctcttcctcgaTAACTACG GTTTGCGGAAGCTGGAAGCCTTTTTCGGATTCCTTATTACCATTATGGCCTTGACCTTCGGCTATGAG TATGTGGTGGCACGTCCCGCGCAGGCAGCGCTTCTTCGGGGCCTGTTCCTGCCTTCGTGCCCCGGCTGCGGCCAGCCTCAGCTGCTGCAGGCCGTGGGCATCGTGGGCGCCATCATCATGCCCCACAACATCTACCTGCACTCGGCCCTGGTCAAG TCTCGAGAGATAGACCGGACCCGCCGAGTGGATATCCGAGAAGCCAACATGTACTTCCTGATTGAGGCCACCATCGCCCTGTCTGTCTCCTTCATTATCAACCTCTTTGTCATGGCTGTCTTTGGACAGGCCTTCTACCAGCAAACCAACCAGGCTGCG TTCAACGTCTGTGCCAACAGCAGCCTCCACGACTACGCCAAGATCTTCCCCATGAACAACCAGACGGTGGCCGTGGACATTTACCAAGGA GGCGTGATCCTGGGCTGCCTCTTCGGCCCCGCAGCCCTCTACATCTGGGCCATAGGTCTCCTGGCGGCCGGGCAGAGCTCCACCATGACAGGCACCTACGCGGGACAGTTCGTGATGGAG GGCTTCCTGAGGCTGCGGTGGTCACGCTTTGCCCGAGTCCTTCTCACCCGCTCATGTGCCATCCTGCCCACCGTGTTGGTGGCTGTCTTCCGGGACCTGAGGGACTTGTCAGGCCTCAACGACCTGCTCAACGTGCTGCAGAGCCTGCTG CTCCCGTTTGCTGTGCTGCCCATCCTCACGTTCACCAGCTTGCCCGCCCTCATGCAGGAGTTTGCCAATGGCCT GCTGAGCAAGGCCATCACCTCCTCTATCATGGCACTGGTCTGCGCCATCAACTTCTACTTCGTGGTCAGCTTCCTGCCCAGCCTTCCCCACCCCGCCTACTTCGGCCTTGTAGCCCTGCTGGCTGCAGCCTACCTGGGCCTCACTACCTACCTG ATCTGGACCTGTTGCATTGCCCATGGAGCCACCTTTCTGGCCCACAGCTCCCACCAACACTTCCTGTATGGGCTCCCGGAAGAGGATAAGGAGGGGGAGACCTCTGGATGA